From bacterium:
TCTGATCCAGGCCGGCAGGAGGCGGATTGAGTGTGACTATCTCCATAAGAGGCATGCTGGAGCGATTATAATCGACCAGGCTCTTGCCGCCTTCAATGTGCAGCAGCTTACCCGCATCTTCTTCCATATGGACCCGGCGGATGGCGATCTTCTTATGCTTGCCGCCGGCAAATATCTCCACATAACCGTTCGCGCCCAGAGGGTTATCATACTGCGATATCTGATAGTTCTTGGGCAGGTCGGGATAATAATAATTCTTCCTGTGGAAGATGCACTGCGGCGCGATGGTGCAGTTCAGAGCCAGTGCGGCCTTGGCCATATACTCGATCGCGCGCTCATTGACCACCGGCAGGCTCCCAGGCAGACCCAGACACACCGGGCAGCACCGCGTATTCGGCTCGCCGCCGAAGTCGACTTTGCATCCGCAGAACATCTTTGATTTGGTCTGGAGTTCGACATGGACCTCCATACCAATTACAGGCTCGTATTCAACCATAAAAACCCCGACTGATTTAGTATTTTGGATTTTATATTTAGTATTTCTAGTATTTAGATTGGGTGGTGCGGGTTGTTTTGATCGACGCGATCATTATCGAGGTCAGTTCTCTCGCCTCCTGCATAAGAACGCTCAAGTTCTCATGCCTGCATACCCCGCCATCGATCAACAGCTCCATCCAGTATAAAGCCTCGTCGGCCTCTTCGGCTACCACACCCAGCTTGGCAATAAAGTCCGCCTTCGACCTTGCCAGGCATGCGCTTCGATAGTTAGCGCCCACGGATGTTCCACACCTTATCAACTGCCTGCTGATGACACCCATTTCCGTCGTACGCGGCAGACCCTGCACAGTTTTGATGACGCCCAAAGCAAACAGCTTCGTGCGTCGTTTCATGTCAGCGGCTTCCATGCCTCTAATGCCTCCTGCTATGCCGCCAACTGCATTTACTACGCACGGCAATACTAATTAAATTATGCTGTATCAGCCGTCAATAACCGGCTTCTTTCGATGATAGTCCGTATTGCACTCGAACGTATATGCTACGCGCAAAAGTGTCTGCTCATCCAGACCCCTGCCCATTATCTGCATACCTATCGGCATTCCATCCTTGAATCCGCACGGTATCGAAAGGGCGGGGATCCCAGCGAGGTTTACGGGAATTGTGCACACATCCGCCAGCTTCATTTCAAACGGATCGTCCACCAGTTCGCCTATGCCGAACGCTACTCTTGGTGACGTCGGCGTAATTAACACATCGAACTCCTCGAAAGCCTTCTCGAAATCCTGTCTGAGCAGAGTGCGCACCTTTTGCGCTTTAAGATAATATGCATCATAATATCCTGCAGACAGGGCATAGGTGCCGATCATTATTCTCTGTTTGACCTCAGGGCCGAACCCTTCCTGACGAGTCCGCTGAAACATAGAGATGGTATCTTTCGACTTTGCGCTGCGCAGACCGTAGCGCACACCATCGAACCTGGCAAGGTTGGACGAACACTCAGCCGGAGCGATTATATAATAGACTGGCAGGCCATAGTCCACACTTGGCATGCTGGTCTCTTTGTGCTCCGCTCCCAGACCGGCAAGCAGTTCCACAGCACCGCGAATTGCTTTTTCTACGTCAGGATCGGTTCCTTTCCCGAAGAACTCTTTGGGCACGCCTATCTTGAGACCCTTGACATCCTCCACAAGCGACTTAGTGAAATCCGGGGTCTCCACATCAAGCGATGTCGAGTCACGGCAGTCCCTGCCCGATATCGCGTTCATAACCAGGGCGCAGTCCGTCACATCCTTGGTAAGCGGTCCAATCTGATCGAGCGACGATGCAAATGCGATAAGTCCATATCGTGAGACCCGGCCATACGTCGGCTTCATACCGACCACTCCACAGAACGATGCAGGCTGTCTGATTGACCCGCCCGTATCCGAGCCGAGTGCGAAAGCACATTCATCAGCC
This genomic window contains:
- a CDS encoding four helix bundle protein, with product MEAADMKRRTKLFALGVIKTVQGLPRTTEMGVISRQLIRCGTSVGANYRSACLARSKADFIAKLGVVAEEADEALYWMELLIDGGVCRHENLSVLMQEARELTSIMIASIKTTRTTQSKY
- the gatA gene encoding Asp-tRNA(Asn)/Glu-tRNA(Gln) amidotransferase subunit GatA; translation: MADKLYELTAHEIADLIAKKQVSAVEAAESYIQRIGCVDDKVKSYVTTTSELTLEQAKAVDEAIARGEKLGALAGVPGAIKDNMSTRGILTTCSSKILYNYKPVYDATVVERLVQAGVTTLGKTNLDEFAMGSSTENSGFFVTHNPWDLNRVPGGSSGGSAAAVAADECAFALGSDTGGSIRQPASFCGVVGMKPTYGRVSRYGLIAFASSLDQIGPLTKDVTDCALVMNAISGRDCRDSTSLDVETPDFTKSLVEDVKGLKIGVPKEFFGKGTDPDVEKAIRGAVELLAGLGAEHKETSMPSVDYGLPVYYIIAPAECSSNLARFDGVRYGLRSAKSKDTISMFQRTRQEGFGPEVKQRIMIGTYALSAGYYDAYYLKAQKVRTLLRQDFEKAFEEFDVLITPTSPRVAFGIGELVDDPFEMKLADVCTIPVNLAGIPALSIPCGFKDGMPIGMQIMGRGLDEQTLLRVAYTFECNTDYHRKKPVIDG